The genomic window TCGTGCTCGGCCCTCCGGAGCGCGCGGCATGATCCCGTCGGCGACCCTGTTCGGGCTGGCGGGTGCGGCGCTGGTGGGCATCGGGCTCTATGGCTTCCTGGCGCATGCGCATCTGCTGCGGCGGCTGCTCTCCTTCAACGTGCTGGGCTCGGGGGTCTTCCTGATGTTCGGCGCGGCCGCCTGGCGCAGCCCCATCCTCGGCGCGGATGCGGTGCCGCATGCGCTGATCATCACGGGCATCGTGGTCAAGCTCGCGGGGTCCGCGCTTGCGATCGCGCTGCTGGTGCAGCTCGCCCGCGCCACCCGCCGCGCCGCCCTGCCCGAGGATGAGGGCAGGCCCCCATGACCACCCTGCTGCTGAGCCTGCCCGTGGCGCTGCCGCTGCTGGCCGCGCTGCTGGCGGTGGCGGCCGCGCGCCAGGCCGCGGGCCTCGCCATGGCGACGGGTTTCCTGGTGCTGGGGCTTTCCGTCTGGCTGGCCTTCGAGGTCGCGGCCCTGGGTCCGATCACCATCGCGCTGGGCGGGTGGGAGGCGCCGCTCGGCATCGTGCTGCGCGCCGATGGGTTGGGGGCCGGTTTCCTGGTCGTCTCCGCCATGGTGATGGCGGTGGTGCTGGTCGCCGCCCAGCCCAGCTTCGAGGACCAGGGCCAGGAAAGCCGCGCGGGCTTCGCCTTCTGGCCGCTGGCGCTGCTGCTCTTCGCCGGGCTGAACACGGCCTTCCTTTCACGCGACCTGTTCAACCTCTTCGTGGCGCTGGAACTGCTCACGCTCTCGGCCATTGCGCTGGTGGCCATCGGGGGCAAGGCCGACGCGGTCACGGCGGCGCTGCGCTACATGGTCTTCGCGCTGCTCGGCTCCGTGCTGTTCCTGCTGGGGGCGGCGCTGGCCTATGCGGCGCATGCCACGCTCGATATCGGACTCCTGTCTCAAGTCGAGCCCGGCTGGCCCATGGCGGCGGCGCTGGCGCTGATGACCATGGGCCTCGCCATCAAGACGGCGCTGTTCCCCTTTCACGCCTGGCTGCCGCCCGCCCATGCGGGGGCGCCTGCACCGGCGAGCGCCATGCTCTCCGCGCTGGTGCCCAAGGCCTCCTTCGTCATCCTGCTGCGGCTGTGGTTCGACCTGGCGCCGGAACTGGCCTCGCCGCTGCTGCTCGCGGTGCTGGGGGGCTTGGGGGCGGTGGCGGTGATTCATGGCTCGCTGCTGGCCATCGGGCAGGATCGGCTGAAGCTCATCATCGCCTATTCGACGGTGGCGCAGCTCGGCTACCTGTTCCTGGTGTTTCCGCTGGCGGGCGGCGCGGGGGCGGCGCAGCCCT from Roseococcus microcysteis includes these protein-coding regions:
- a CDS encoding NADH-quinone oxidoreductase subunit K, which gives rise to MIPSATLFGLAGAALVGIGLYGFLAHAHLLRRLLSFNVLGSGVFLMFGAAAWRSPILGADAVPHALIITGIVVKLAGSALAIALLVQLARATRRAALPEDEGRPP
- a CDS encoding complex I subunit 5 family protein; this translates as MTTLLLSLPVALPLLAALLAVAAARQAAGLAMATGFLVLGLSVWLAFEVAALGPITIALGGWEAPLGIVLRADGLGAGFLVVSAMVMAVVLVAAQPSFEDQGQESRAGFAFWPLALLLFAGLNTAFLSRDLFNLFVALELLTLSAIALVAIGGKADAVTAALRYMVFALLGSVLFLLGAALAYAAHATLDIGLLSQVEPGWPMAAALALMTMGLAIKTALFPFHAWLPPAHAGAPAPASAMLSALVPKASFVILLRLWFDLAPELASPLLLAVLGGLGAVAVIHGSLLAIGQDRLKLIIAYSTVAQLGYLFLVFPLAGGAGAAQPWSAGAWTAASFHAFAHMLAKASMFLAAGLFLRAVGHDRLEGLRGLARAMPIACFAFGLSAISLMGLPLSGGFTAKYLLLTSAFASGQWGWGLVLVAGGLLAAIYLFRPLNLMFSKEGAAASLTPVPRWEQVLPLLLALAAVLLGLFSAGPFAFLQIGRPGAAAEGLLP